In bacterium, the DNA window CTACCGCGGCCGTTCTCCCCGATGGTTTGATGGGCTGCCGGCCCCCATCCATGGACATCTCCACCTTCTCACCTACATGCTCGAGGTGACGCCTTCGCCGGTGACGGTGACGATCGATGAGGCGGGCCTGGTGAACATTCCCGATAGCATGCTCCTGATTGCCCGACATGGCATGCGCCGTATCGTTCCCTCCGCGAAATTGGTGCGCATGGGGATCCGGGGACTGAATCGCGCGGTCCAACGCGGGGGGGTCTTCCACCTCTGGTTCCACCCTTCGAATTTTCTTGTCAAGATGGAGGAACAGTTGTCCGTCCTCGATCAGATCTTGCACCACGCGCAATTTCTCAGGAAATCGGGGGCCCTTGAGGTCCTGACCGTGGCCGACATTTGGGGTAGAATGATCGAGGCCAAACACTCTTCGAGCGGGCCCACGACCTGTCCCCTCCCCGCCAAGATCTCGCGGCAGAGTGGGCACACGTGAACGGCAGCCGGGAGGAAAAAATCGTGAGTCGCGCAGACACGGCGCGCTTGCCGAACGATCCGGTCTCGTACCATGACAGGGCGGCCGGGCGCTTTGCCAGCGAGTATCACTTTCTCACCTCGGATTACTTCCACTCCGCGTTTACGTATGGTCGGAAAAAGCTGGACGTGATTCTCGACGATGTCCTTCGCCAGTTCCCCAGCGCCAGCAATCTCCTCGATATCGGGTGTGGGACCGGAGAGCAGCTGAGGAAATGCCGCGAAGCGGGCCTGCGCGTGACGGGTCTCGAGCCCGCCACCAATATGCGCACGATCGCCCAAGCGGGCAATCCGGGGGTGCCCATCCTGGAGGGCGTCGTCACCGACCTTCCATTTCCGGATCGGAGCTTTGATCTCGTGCTGACCATTGAGGTGCTCCGCTATCTGGGCCACGCCGACCTGCAGCGCGCTTATCGCGAGATGCTGCGTGTCCTTAAACCAGGCGGGATGGTGTTCTTCACGATCCCGAATCGTTATGCGCTCACCGGGTTCTATCTATACGATACGGGCCGGCGGTTTCTCGCCCGCCTCACCAGGCGTACGGAACCCGTGCACTGCGAATTTGTCACCCCAGGACAGGTGCGGCGCGATCTTCGCAGGCTCGGCGCTCGAAAGATCACGTTCCGGGGGAGCGTGGTCCTCCCGATCCGCCCGCTCTATCGCGTGAACAACATCTGGGGAGCGCGCACCGCTCGTTGGTTGGAACCACTGGACGATGCCCTCTCCAGTCAGGCGTGGACGACTCCCTTTGCCGCACGGTTGGTCGTGATGGCATCGGGTCCAGGACCGGACCAGCCTTGATGAGCACGACATCGACGCTCAAGGTTGATCAGATCCGAGGGGTGGGTCGCACTGCCGCTTAATGTTTCTCCGGTTTGGACCTACCTGGGAGCAGGGCTGATTGTGATCGGAGCCCTGGGCGGGGCATGCGTGGTCGTGGCTGCGGGGCCGCGATCTCTACGCGTTGCGGCTTTCGTCTCGCTCCTCTGCCACCTGGTACTCCTCGGCGTGATCGCGGTCGTGGGGTATGGGTTCTTCCATGTCGATGATCCCGCAAACTACGATCGCGTCGCTGTCTGGCTGGCCGGGCAGTGGCGGCAGGGCGTGGTCCCGGACCTCAGCAAGACGCAGTGGTTGATCTCGTCGTTCGGATACTATTATTGGATTGCTGCGCTCTACCAATTGTTTGGACACCATCCGTTGATCGTCCAGCTGGCCAACGTGATCTTCGCCCTGGCGGTAGGCACCCTGACCTTTCGAATTGCCAAGCGTCTCGCCGCCACCGACCACGTCGCTTGGCTGGCGGCCGTCGCGGCGCTCTTCTACCCGACGCTCGCCATCTGGTCGGTGATGATGCTCAAGGATATATTCGCAGGATTCCTTCTGCTGGCTTGCATTGAACTCACGTTCCTGGCGTGCGAGCGTCCGGCGTGGTGGCGCTGGTTCGCGCTGGCAGCGACCGGGTACGCGGTGTCGACGCTCCGTTTCTACTTCGGCATCCTGGAGCTCGGGATCGGGAGCATTGCACCGCTACTGCTGGGTGTCCGCCCAAAGCGCTCGGCATATGCCGGCGCGGCCCTCTTGGCGTTCACCCTCGCGGCCAGTTTCGGAGTGGGCGAAGGGTATTGGTACCTGCAGGCGCTGCGGACCAAGGGACGCGTTGCTCAAGTGACTGCCGGGCTCGCGCGGGGTGGATCCAGCGTCGAATTCGGCTGCGGAGGGGGACGTATTCCCTCGGGAACGACCAAAGACCTTCTGCCAGGGGTGGATCCGGCTTCTCCATGGGCGCATGGCGCTCCGCCGCTGGCTCTCCGGGAGAACCTGGCTGTGAAAATTGGGCGCTTTTTTGTTGTTCCGCTCCCTTGTCAGGGAGGATCTTTGCTCATCGAGATCGGCAAAGTGGACTGGCTGTTCTGGTGGCCGCTGCTCATCCTCGCGCTGTTCGGGATGAAGCGAGCGCTGACGTTTTCGTGGCAGCGGACGTTGATCGTCGTTCTTCCGATCGCTGCGCTCGTTGTCTTCTATGCGGACACCATTGGGAACGCCGGGACGCTGATTCGTTACCGAGGGGCCTTGTTCCCGTTGTTCGCCGTGTTGGGTGGCCTCGGCCTTGACGAACTGACCGCGGTGTTTCCCGCGCGGGTGCGCGCATTGTGGGAGCGCTTCGCATAGCGGGTATTCGTCTCAACGCCGATCGGTGCTCATCCACCGATCACGGGCCGGTGCTGCAATGACCCCCGAGGGCGGTGCGCGGGCACTTCACGCGCTATCCTTTGACATCGAGGAGTTCTTTCACAGCTCGAACCTGACCGGGGCCATTACGCCGCAGGACTGGCCAGATCTGCCTTCTCGTGTTGAACCACGCACGTATTGGCTGCTGGATCTGCTGGCAAGCACGAACCAGCATGCGACCTTCTTCGTGCTGGGGTGGGTGGCAGAACGACATCCGCAACTCATCAGCGCGATCGGTCGGGGGGGACATGAGATCGCGAGCCACGGGTACGGGCATCTTCCGGTGTATCGTCAGACCCCTGGCGAGTTCCGTGAGGATATCCGGAGGGCCAAACGCGTCTTGGAAGACCTTCATGCCACCAGTGTGGTCGGCTACCGGGCTCCTACCTACTCAATTGTGCGGGGTTCCCTGTGGGCACTCGACGTGCTGGTCGACGAGGGATATCGGTACGATTCCAGCATTTTCCCCGTGTATCACGATCGGTATGGGATCCCCGCGGCCCCGCGCCATCCGTTCCGGTTCCGAAACGGCCTCGTCGAATTTCCCCTGTCCACGTGGCAGGGCCCAGGCATTCGGCTTCCCATTGGGGGGGGCGGATATTTCCGCCTCTTTCCCTATGCGTTGATGAGAGGCGCATTTAGGGCCCTCGAGCGGGAGAACCTGCCGGGTATCTTCTACCTGCACCCCTGGGACTTGGACTCGGATCAGCCCCTGGCCGGCGTATCGCCGCTGCAGCGATGGCGTCAGACCGTGGGATCGGCGCGGGCGCCCCGCAAGCTCGAGCGCTTCCTACGAGAATTCCGGTTCGCCCCCGTCGGTACGGTCCTGGCCGGCCTTCCCCTGCGTGAGTGCGGCCTGTGCGAGTGACCGTGACGGGCGCGTCTGGGTTTGTCGGGAGTGCTGTCTGCCGGCACCTGCATGCGCTGGGGTGGAATGTTCGGGGTGTGGTGCGCCGCCCGTTGGAAAACGCCGGCTGGGACGTCCTGCGCGGCGATCTCCGGGACGATACGATCGTGAAGGAGGCTGTGCATGATACAGACCTCGTCGTGCATGCGGCCGGACTTGCACACATCCCCCTTCATCGACAGATCGCCCGGGACTTCTATGTGCAAAACGTCGAGTCCACGCTCCGGCTGGCGAACGCCGCGGCTGACCAGCACGTCCCTCTGATCTTCGTCAGCTCTTCCGCGGCGGAAACGGCCCACGGCCCGTACGGAGAGTCCAAGCGGATCGCGGAGGAGCGGTTGCGCGAACTCGGCACATCGCGTGAACTCCACTGGGCGGTCCTTCGGCCGGCGCTGCTCTTCGGCGAATGCGATCCGGGAAACTTTCTCCGCCTCATCCGGATCGCGGCCCAACGGAAGCTGGTCTATCTCGACGGTGGCCGGGCCCGGAAGAGCCTTACGTATGTGGGGAACGTTGGGCCGGCGATTGCGGCGCTCGTGGCCCAGCGGCTTCCCCAGGGCCGGTGCTATTCCCTTGCGGATCGGCGTCCATATACCGTGCGAGAAATTGTGGAGGAGATTTGCCGCCAACTTGGGGTCCCCGATCCCCGACTGTCCCTCCCGGCTCCGGTTGCCTGCGCTCTCGGCCGGATCGGCTCGGCTGCCGCGGCGGTCGGACTCCCCAGTCCTCTCCGCCTCGACGTTGTGGAGACCCTCATGCGCGATGCCGTTGTGGATACGACGGCGTTGGAGGAGGAGACGGGATTCCTCCCGCCCATCTCTTTTCCCGAAGGGGTGCGCCGCACGATTGTCTGGTGGAAAGAGCAACGCATCGTCTCCTGAAGCGGCCGTTACAGCAGCGTTCTTACGCGGGCATACCCGCTGTACTCAAGGACATCGCGGGCTCGAAGTTGCTCACCAGGAGGGAGATCGTCCACGTCGATATACCGGAATGCGGAGTGCTCCACGCTGAGGCGGATCGCGTCGCTCTGCAGCGCGCACCGAAAGACCAGCATGTGGCTATCCAGCTGCTTGATGTAGTAGATCCCAGAGAGAAACTCCACGGAGACCGCCACTCCCAGCTCCTCGCGGCATTCGCGCGCGACGGCTTCTTCGACCGACTCGCCGTGCTTCACGCCGCCGCCGGGGAATCCCCATGAGCCATCCGGGCGCGAGCGCAGCACGAGGACCTTCGTGCGCGTCGCATCCGGAATAATCGCGCTGGCCCCCAGGTTCCTGCCTGAGGCCCGGATCAGCAACTGCCTAAGACCGTATAGCGGTCCCCGGTATCGTTCGGCACCCATGGCCTGGGATCCACTCCCTCCGCGTCACCGTCAATCTCACTTTTCACGCGCCAGGGTTAGAGTTTCCGAAAGACGTGCTTCCATTTCCCAATGTCAAACAGATGGTACGCCACGGTCAGGAAGAGGCCGAATGCCGGCATCGGATCGTCGCGGGACAGGATGGCGAAGGCGCGCGAGTCGCCGCGCCGGGGGAAGTAGGGCGGATCGGCGTGCCAGCGGTGAGGGTTAAAGAGAAAGTGCAGAATATCGCCGGGCAGGAGCCACTGGCACGCCACCCCGTGTTGGTACTGGGTGACGGGACCGACCGGGCGGCCCATCGCGAGTTCGAACAGGAGATGCGGGAATTCCACGCCCGCGCTGATGGAGGACTGGAGGGTCCCCCAGAACCGGGGGTTGATCTCCATGAGCACGGCCTGCCCGGTGCGCGCATCGACCACAAACTCGCTCATGACCACCCCGGGCCCCCACCCCATCGCCTCCAACAGCCGGATCGTCTGCGCCTCCGAGTCCGGATGCGAGGTGCTTATCCAAAATGTCCCAACGCCGCCGCGGATCGGCCATTCGCGGATCACCTGGTGGGTGAACTGCGCCACGACCCGGGAGCCGGCGTCCATCAGGAGTTGCACATGGTACTTGCCTTCAGTGTAGGGAATGAACTCCTGAATCATCGGGTGCGGATACTTGACGTGGACCTGTCTGTATTTTGCTCCGAGCTCGGACGGACCGTCGACCCGCACGATCCCCCGCGATCCTGAAGACTCGCGGGGCTTGATCAGCACCGGGAAGGGAAGACTCCGGGCGAGCGCATCCGCCTCCGTGGGGGATGCGGGCATCCATGTCTCCGGCGCGCGCACACCTGCCCGACGAGCCCAGGAGATGGTCTGAGCCTTGTCGCGCGCTCGGCGCACGATATCCAGCGGTGGGACCGGGACGGCCGTGAGACGTGAGAGCTCATCGCGATGGGCGGCGGCGATGAGGACGGTTTCGTCATCCATCGGCATGAGGACATCGACGGCATGCTCCTCGAGGAAGCCGCGAAGGAATGCGTAGTAGTCGTCCGGCCGCGTCCTGGGGGAAGGATACCGCACGAACCGGCTGCAGTATTTGCTGAACCGGCCGATGGCGCTTGGGTCATCCGAGCCTCCGATCACCGTGACTCCGTGTTTGGCCAGATTGCGGGCGGCCGCGAGGGCCTTGCGGTGGTCGAAGTCTGTGATGAAGACCGAGGGCATGCGCCGCTACCCCCGCACCGGTGCGCTGCCCAAAATCCGATCGTAGATGCGCAGGTAATCCAACGCCGCCTGCCTCCACGTGAACCGTTGCCGGCACGCCGCCAGCCCGGCGGCCCCCATCCGTTCTCGCATCGACGCATCTGCGAGCAGGCGGTTGACCGCGGACGCAAGCAGGTCTGCTCTCGAAGCAGGAACCAGAAGTCCCTCCACGCCGTCGTGCAGTGCCTCTGGAATGCCGCCGACGCCCGAAGCGACCACGGGGATCCCCGTCGCCATCGCCTCCAACACAAGGAAGGGAAAGCTGTCCACGACGGATGGGACGACCGCGATATCCCATTCTCGCAAGATCTTTTCGAAGTCTGGCTGAAACGGGAGAAATTCAATCCGCCCCGCGTGTCCTCTCGCCTTCACCAGAGAGCGTAATGCAGCGCCCTCCGGGCCGTCTCCGTAGAGCCGAAACTCTGCCGGCGCGCCTTGATCGAGCAACAGACACGCGGCTTCGACGTAGAAGCGGAGCCCCTTGATCGGAATGAACCGGCCGGCCGCTCCCACTCGGAGCACCGGCGCGACCTGAGTCCGCCGGGGATAGAATCGGCTCGTGTCGATCCCCGCATAGACGACGTCGATCTTCTCTTTGGGAATGCCGAGCCTCACCACCGCCCCGCGAATGGCGTCCGCCGCAACGGTGATGCCATCGAGGGACGCGACCGCCGTTCGTTTCACCCAAGTTGCAAGGCGGGCCGCCGCCGGCCTCATCTGCGCGTGCGCCGAGTTAAACCCATGGGCGGAAGCGACGGCCGGCCTTCGCAACAGGCGTCGGGTGAGCGCGGCGTAGACCAGGCCCCGGGATGTGTGGCCGTGGATCACGTCGACACGGTGCCTCGAGAGCACTCGAGCGAGCGCGGCGACGGCCTGGATGTTTTGCAGGGGAGCCACCCCGGCGGCGAGCGCGGGGATAATCTCGACGCGCGCCGCGTCCCGGTACCGCTGGACAAACGGCCCACGGTCGGCCGTCAGGATGAACGGGGCGAGCCCGAGTTGGGCCTGCTCGGCCGCGAGAGAGGCGAGGTACTCTTGCGCCCCCCCCACCTTGCCATCCGGAATGATGTGCGCGATTCGGATGCGTTACGCCCCAGCGCGTTCCGCCTCGCGAATCTGGTCCACGACGTAGTCGACGTCGTCTTCCGTCATCAGGGTATGGAACGGTAGACTGACGATCGAGGCGTACGCCTGTTCCGCGTTGGGGAAGTCGCCCGGCCGATGCCCCATCGCGGCGCGGTAGAACGAGTGCATGTGGACGGGGATGAAGTGGACGCTGGTCGACACACCGCGCTCCTGCAGGGTCTCGATGAGCCGGTCCCGCCCGATCCGCGCGTTGGGCCGCAAGCGGATCGGGAAGAGATGCCAGGCATGCTCATCGCCGGACGGGGGCAGCGCGGGGAGTTGGACGAACGGCAGCCGTTCCAGGCGTTGCCGGTACGCCTCCGCCAACCAGGTCCGCGTGCGCTGGAGGTCCTCGGCTCGACGCAGTTGGTGCAGGCCGATCGCGGCCTGCAGGTCGGAGAGATTGTATTTGTAGCCCGGAGCGGTCACATCGTACCACCACGAGCCGGCGCCGGTGTATCGCTTCCACGCGTCCCGGCTCATGCCGTGAAGCGTGAGTGTTTCCACCGTGGCTGCCACGTTCGCATCGTTGGTGGTCAGCATTCCCCCCTCCCCCGTCGTGAGGTTCTTCGTGGCGTAGAAGCTGAACGCGGTGGCGTCTCCAATCGTCCCCACCGTACGACCGGCCGACCGCGCCCGAAACGCATGCGCGGCATCCTCGAGGATGCGCAGGTTGTGATCGCGGGCGACCTGCTCGAGCGCGGCCATGTCGCACGGCAGCCCGCCGAAGTGGACGGGGATGATGGCTTTGGTACGCGGTGTCACGGCATCAGCGACCCGTTGAGGATCCATATTCAGCGTGCGCTCGTCGACATCGACGAGCACCGGACGGGCACCGGCATGAAGGATCGTCGTGGCCGTCGACACGAACGTAAACGTGCTCGTAATTACCTCGGCGCCCGGGTCGACCCCCAACGCGAGCAACCCCAGGTGCAGGGCGGCTGTGCAGGAGCTCACCGGCAGCGCGTGCCGCGCCCCAATGAAGGCGCGAAACTCTTCGGCAAACCGAACGGTCTTGGAGCCGGTCGTCAGCCAGCCCGACCGGAGGGTATCGACGACCTCCTGAATCTCGGCTTCGGTGATGTTTGCCCTCGCAAACGGGATACGCCGTCGGACCTGCTTTTCCAAGCTCAGTACGCCCCTTTTCCCGTGACGAGCGCACGCACGCTCAGCGCGATGATCTTGAGATCCGACCACAAGGACAGGTGCTGGAGGTAATGGGTGTCGTATGCGACTTTTTCGCCGAGGGGGAGCTCCTCACGACCCATCACCTGCGCATATCCCGTGATGCCCGGTAGCATGGTGTCGACGCCCACCGCCCGGCGGGCATCGATCAGATCGTACTGATTGTAGAGGGCCGGTCGCGGCCCAATCAGGCTCATCTGCCCTTGGATCACGTTGAGGAGTTGAGGGAGCTCGTCGAGGCTCGTTCTCCGGAGAAATCCGCCCACCCGTGTGACGGCGGCCATGCCGCCGCTTCGCACGAGCACGTCTTTGGCGACCTCCGGGGTTCCCACCCGCATCGTGCGAAACTTATACATGCCGAAGAGATGGCTGTGCCGCCCGATCCGCTGCTGGCGGAAGATCGCCGACCCGGGGCTATCGAGCCTGATGGCCAGGGCGATCAGACCTATGACGGGAGAGAGCAGCACCAACGCTGAGGCGGCCACGAGGACGTCCAAGGCTCGCTTGGCCGCGAAGTACCTCGACGAGCGCGGCCCGGACGCGACACGCTGCGGAGATGACGCCCGTGATCCGACGCCGTTCAACGATTCTCCACTCTCCTTCCCGAAGGGAGATTGGCGGGGGAGAGTTGGTTTCCTGCTCAGGGGGAGGAAGGAGCCATGTCCGGTAGTCCGAACGTTATCCGACACATCACCCACGGGAGGCCCACAAGGTGATCTACGACGACATCGTTGCCATAGTCGGCAATACTCCTCACGTCAGAGTGCGTACCGAAGAATCCGGGCGCGCCCGCCTGCACGTCAAGCTGGAGGGCATGAACCCCACCGGCAGCATCAAAGACCGAGCCTGCGTGCACATGATCCGGAGCAAACTGAAAGACCGATCCCTGCGGCCCTCCATGATGCTGCTCGACGCTTCGAGCGGCAACATGGCGTGCGCGATCGCGTTCTACGGCAGGGTGATGGGATATCGCGCGACCGTCGCCGCCAACTCTAAGCTGACCGGAGAGAAACGCAAGTTTCTCCTCTATTGCGGCGCGACGTTGCACCAGGTGGGGAACTTTACGATCGAAGGTAACCGGTTCTGTCGGGAGCTCGCCGAGAAGGACACCTCGGGTCAGTACTGTTTTCTGGATCAACTGCACAATTGGGACAACCCGAGAGCCTACTACGAAACCTTGGGGCCGGAGATCCTCGCAGACTTTCCCAACGTCGCCATGGTGGTGGGCTCCCTCGGTTCAGGAGGCTCGCTCTTGGGGACGGGCCAGTTCTTGAAGGAACGGAGCGCGGGCGTCAAAATCGTCGCCGTGCAGGCGGCACCCGGAACCCGGATCCCCGGAACCGGCGCATTCGATGACGGGGATTACATCACGCCCTTTATCCGCAAGGGCATCGATGAAGGAGTCTTTGACCATATCGTGAAAATACGGGAGCAAGACGCCATTCGGAGATCTGCCGAGCTCAAGGATCAGGGGATTTTCTGCGGGCTGCAGACCGGCGGCGTGTTGCACGCGTCGCTCATCGCGATTCACGAGTTTGACATCTCAGGCGATGTCGTTTTCATCTCGGGGGACACTGGATGGAAGAACCTCGACAAGCTGCTCGACGTGGTGCCGAACGCATAGCGTCTCGAGGGCCTCGCGCAACGCCACCACGCGGCGGACTCAAGTATGTGCTGGTCATTCCAGATGGGGCAGCGGATACGTATCGCGAGCGCGGGCGGTCCCCCCTGGCGATCGCCCAGACCTCCACGATTGACCGTCTCGCTCGGGAAGGGGTTTCGGGACTCCTGCAGACCCTCTATGAAGAGCTGCCCAAAGAGAGCCTGGTCGCTCAACTCGGCATGCTCGGATGGGATCCCCGCATATTCTATCCGTGTGGACGCGCGTCGTGTGAGCTGCTGGCCTTGGAAGGGATCGAGCTGCGTGACGATGATTTGGCCTTCAGGGCAAATCTGGTCCAGATGGAAGGCCGGACACTCGTCAGTTACAACGCCAAGTACATCCACTCAGATCACGCGATCGCCTTGATCGATCAGCTGAACAGGGCGCTTCGGCAGGAGTTCCCGGATTTCGAACTCTATCACAACAGTGACTTCCGCAACACGCTCGTTGTGCGCGACGCGGGAATCGATCCACGACTGCTCCGTTGCCCCGAACCGCATGAAAACCAGGGTGTTGAGTTCGATATCGCGCGGTTGATCTCCGGGAGCGATCCGGCGAGCGCCCGCGTGGCCGCACGTGTGAATCGCTATCTCGAGCGAGTCGCGCACCTCCTCGCTCGCGAAACCGCGAACATGCTGTTTCCCTGGAGTGCCTCGAAGGCGTTCAAGGTCCCCAGCTTCAGCCAACACACGGGCTTCTCGGGATGCGTCGGTGTCGTCGGGTGCATGGACTTTCTCCAGGGGATCGCAAAGGCCGGCAAGATGGATTTCTTCAAGGTCGGCAACGGACGGCCGAACACGGACTATCCGGCGAAGGGCGACGCAGTGATCGACCTGCTTTCGGCAGGGTATGAGTTTGTCGTCTGTCATATCAACGCTCCGGACGAAGCCGCGCACATGCGGGACCTGCAGCTCAAGATTAGGTCCATTGAGCTGATCGACGAGCACGTCGTGCGGCCTGTCGTGCAATATTTTGAGCACAATCCGGGAGAGCTCGGGGGGGTCATGGTCGCGCCCGACCACTATACGAATTACTTCGGTGACCCATCCCCGTTGGAACGCCGGGACGTGCATTCGCTCCATCCGGTGCCCTTTGCGCTGTGGAACGGCCGGGACTGCGACGGCGTGCGTTCCTTTAGCGAAGACGACGCCGTGGAGGGGAAATACGGGAGGCAGATCCTCAATCACATGGAGCTCATGGCCGTGCTGGGGGTCCAGGCGCTCCCCGCCGGCATCGAGGCCCGTGCCGAGCAATTCGCTGCTGATGGATAGTGACGATGGGGACATCCAAACGCGCCCTCGATCTCGGAGCGCCGGGGGCGATCCATATGGAGGGATCGATCCACCGATGCGTACGACGACCGACGTCGTAGGCAAGGACCGCTTCGGCAACCAGCTGAGCCCAGGGCTTCCCTATGCCCGCGGAAGCATCATCAGTAACACGGAAGACGATCTGCGTAAGCTGCGGAAAGCCTGGCGGGTGGTCGAACAACGGATCAACACGGGGGGTGCGGACTCGGTCTTTAACTTCTCCGGCCTCGAACGCTACCTTCCGATGACCGCCGAAGATCTGGCGGTCGCGGACGACGAACTGGCGCCCGCGCTCTACTTGGACCGGTTTCGGACCGCTGCGCTCGGGCATCTGGGCGGCTCGCTCCACCTCCACGACGCGGCCCTCTTCAACCGCCTGACTGCGGCTACCGTTGCCACCCACCTGACGCTCGTCAAGCCGGGAGACGTTGTGGTGGGTGTCGCCCCCACCTATAGTCATCCAACGGTCGCGCGGGCGGCACGCCTCAATGGGGCACGCTTTGTGGATGCCCGCGGCGCCGAAGCCTTTGCCGAGGTCCTGGAGCGCGAGGCAGAGGTGGCCCTCGTCGTGCTCACGCGGCTTGCGGCTACGTACGATCTGCTGCCGCTCGGCGAGATCAGGACCGTCGTCCGGCTCGCCCACGAGAAGGGGGCGCTGGTGTATGCGGACGACGCCGGCGGCGCGCGTGTCGGTCCGGCAATCTTCGACCAACCCCGCATGCTGGAGCTCGGGGTAGA includes these proteins:
- a CDS encoding class I SAM-dependent methyltransferase, giving the protein MSRADTARLPNDPVSYHDRAAGRFASEYHFLTSDYFHSAFTYGRKKLDVILDDVLRQFPSASNLLDIGCGTGEQLRKCREAGLRVTGLEPATNMRTIAQAGNPGVPILEGVVTDLPFPDRSFDLVLTIEVLRYLGHADLQRAYREMLRVLKPGGMVFFTIPNRYALTGFYLYDTGRRFLARLTRRTEPVHCEFVTPGQVRRDLRRLGARKITFRGSVVLPIRPLYRVNNIWGARTARWLEPLDDALSSQAWTTPFAARLVVMASGPGPDQP
- a CDS encoding XrtA system polysaccharide deacetylase, with translation MTPEGGARALHALSFDIEEFFHSSNLTGAITPQDWPDLPSRVEPRTYWLLDLLASTNQHATFFVLGWVAERHPQLISAIGRGGHEIASHGYGHLPVYRQTPGEFREDIRRAKRVLEDLHATSVVGYRAPTYSIVRGSLWALDVLVDEGYRYDSSIFPVYHDRYGIPAAPRHPFRFRNGLVEFPLSTWQGPGIRLPIGGGGYFRLFPYALMRGAFRALERENLPGIFYLHPWDLDSDQPLAGVSPLQRWRQTVGSARAPRKLERFLREFRFAPVGTVLAGLPLRECGLCE
- a CDS encoding NAD-dependent epimerase/dehydratase family protein, producing the protein MRVTVTGASGFVGSAVCRHLHALGWNVRGVVRRPLENAGWDVLRGDLRDDTIVKEAVHDTDLVVHAAGLAHIPLHRQIARDFYVQNVESTLRLANAAADQHVPLIFVSSSAAETAHGPYGESKRIAEERLRELGTSRELHWAVLRPALLFGECDPGNFLRLIRIAAQRKLVYLDGGRARKSLTYVGNVGPAIAALVAQRLPQGRCYSLADRRPYTVREIVEEICRQLGVPDPRLSLPAPVACALGRIGSAAAAVGLPSPLRLDVVETLMRDAVVDTTALEEETGFLPPISFPEGVRRTIVWWKEQRIVS
- a CDS encoding NUDIX domain-containing protein, producing the protein MGAERYRGPLYGLRQLLIRASGRNLGASAIIPDATRTKVLVLRSRPDGSWGFPGGGVKHGESVEEAVARECREELGVAVSVEFLSGIYYIKQLDSHMLVFRCALQSDAIRLSVEHSAFRYIDVDDLPPGEQLRARDVLEYSGYARVRTLL
- a CDS encoding ATP-grasp domain-containing protein, with the protein product MPSVFITDFDHRKALAAARNLAKHGVTVIGGSDDPSAIGRFSKYCSRFVRYPSPRTRPDDYYAFLRGFLEEHAVDVLMPMDDETVLIAAAHRDELSRLTAVPVPPLDIVRRARDKAQTISWARRAGVRAPETWMPASPTEADALARSLPFPVLIKPRESSGSRGIVRVDGPSELGAKYRQVHVKYPHPMIQEFIPYTEGKYHVQLLMDAGSRVVAQFTHQVIREWPIRGGVGTFWISTSHPDSEAQTIRLLEAMGWGPGVVMSEFVVDARTGQAVLMEINPRFWGTLQSSISAGVEFPHLLFELAMGRPVGPVTQYQHGVACQWLLPGDILHFLFNPHRWHADPPYFPRRGDSRAFAILSRDDPMPAFGLFLTVAYHLFDIGKWKHVFRKL
- a CDS encoding glycosyltransferase family 4 protein codes for the protein MGGAQEYLASLAAEQAQLGLAPFILTADRGPFVQRYRDAARVEIIPALAAGVAPLQNIQAVAALARVLSRHRVDVIHGHTSRGLVYAALTRRLLRRPAVASAHGFNSAHAQMRPAAARLATWVKRTAVASLDGITVAADAIRGAVVRLGIPKEKIDVVYAGIDTSRFYPRRTQVAPVLRVGAAGRFIPIKGLRFYVEAACLLLDQGAPAEFRLYGDGPEGAALRSLVKARGHAGRIEFLPFQPDFEKILREWDIAVVPSVVDSFPFLVLEAMATGIPVVASGVGGIPEALHDGVEGLLVPASRADLLASAVNRLLADASMRERMGAAGLAACRQRFTWRQAALDYLRIYDRILGSAPVRG
- a CDS encoding DegT/DnrJ/EryC1/StrS family aminotransferase, coding for MEKQVRRRIPFARANITEAEIQEVVDTLRSGWLTTGSKTVRFAEEFRAFIGARHALPVSSCTAALHLGLLALGVDPGAEVITSTFTFVSTATTILHAGARPVLVDVDERTLNMDPQRVADAVTPRTKAIIPVHFGGLPCDMAALEQVARDHNLRILEDAAHAFRARSAGRTVGTIGDATAFSFYATKNLTTGEGGMLTTNDANVAATVETLTLHGMSRDAWKRYTGAGSWWYDVTAPGYKYNLSDLQAAIGLHQLRRAEDLQRTRTWLAEAYRQRLERLPFVQLPALPPSGDEHAWHLFPIRLRPNARIGRDRLIETLQERGVSTSVHFIPVHMHSFYRAAMGHRPGDFPNAEQAYASIVSLPFHTLMTEDDVDYVVDQIREAERAGA
- a CDS encoding sugar transferase — its product is MDVLVAASALVLLSPVIGLIALAIRLDSPGSAIFRQQRIGRHSHLFGMYKFRTMRVGTPEVAKDVLVRSGGMAAVTRVGGFLRRTSLDELPQLLNVIQGQMSLIGPRPALYNQYDLIDARRAVGVDTMLPGITGYAQVMGREELPLGEKVAYDTHYLQHLSLWSDLKIIALSVRALVTGKGAY
- a CDS encoding pyridoxal-phosphate dependent enzyme, with protein sequence MIYDDIVAIVGNTPHVRVRTEESGRARLHVKLEGMNPTGSIKDRACVHMIRSKLKDRSLRPSMMLLDASSGNMACAIAFYGRVMGYRATVAANSKLTGEKRKFLLYCGATLHQVGNFTIEGNRFCRELAEKDTSGQYCFLDQLHNWDNPRAYYETLGPEILADFPNVAMVVGSLGSGGSLLGTGQFLKERSAGVKIVAVQAAPGTRIPGTGAFDDGDYITPFIRKGIDEGVFDHIVKIREQDAIRRSAELKDQGIFCGLQTGGVLHASLIAIHEFDISGDVVFISGDTGWKNLDKLLDVVPNA